A window of the Rhizobium sp. CB3090 genome harbors these coding sequences:
- the nifK gene encoding nitrogenase molybdenum-iron protein subunit beta: MPQSAEKILDHAPLFREPEYRRMLAEKKLNFECPHPDQIVTDQGEFTKSWEYREKNLAREALVINPAKACQPLGAVFAAAGFERTMSFVHGSQGCVAYYRSHLSRHFKEPSSAVSSSMTEDAAVFGGLKNMVDGLANTYALYDPSMIAVSTTCMAEVIGDDLHGFIENAKNEGSVPSDFDVPFAHTPAFVGSHVDGYDGMVKGILEHFWKGRERKEPNGTINIIPGFDGFCVGNNRELKRLLNLMGVSYTLIQDASDQFDTPSDGMYRMYDGGTTIGDVKEALGADATLSLQHYNTRKTLEYCKELGQPTASFHYPIGVAATDELLMKISVISGKDIPSAIGLERGRLVDAMADSQAWLHGKKYAIYGDPDFVYAVARFVMETGGEPIHCLATNGTSAWEDEMKALLASSPFGKDAKVWAGKDLWALRSLLFTEPVDLLIGNSYGKYLERDTGTPLIRLTFPIFDRHHHHRFPLMGYQGGLRVLTTILDTIFDKLDRETSQTGVTDYSYDLTR, translated from the coding sequence ATGCCGCAGTCGGCCGAAAAAATTCTCGACCACGCGCCCCTGTTCCGCGAGCCGGAATACAGGCGAATGCTTGCCGAAAAGAAGCTGAATTTCGAATGTCCGCACCCGGACCAGATCGTTACCGATCAAGGCGAGTTCACCAAGAGCTGGGAATACAGGGAGAAAAATCTCGCCCGCGAAGCCCTCGTGATCAATCCCGCCAAGGCCTGCCAGCCGCTCGGCGCCGTCTTTGCTGCCGCCGGCTTCGAGCGGACCATGTCCTTCGTCCATGGCAGTCAGGGCTGCGTTGCCTATTACAGGTCGCACCTTTCACGACATTTCAAGGAGCCTTCGTCGGCGGTTTCGTCCTCCATGACCGAAGACGCCGCGGTATTCGGCGGGCTGAAGAACATGGTCGATGGGCTCGCCAACACCTATGCGCTCTACGACCCGTCGATGATTGCCGTCTCGACCACCTGCATGGCGGAGGTCATCGGCGACGATTTGCACGGCTTCATCGAAAACGCCAAGAACGAAGGCTCGGTCCCCTCCGACTTCGATGTTCCTTTCGCCCACACACCCGCCTTTGTCGGCAGCCACGTCGACGGCTATGACGGCATGGTCAAGGGCATCCTGGAGCACTTCTGGAAGGGCAGGGAGCGCAAGGAACCGAACGGCACCATCAACATCATTCCCGGCTTCGACGGGTTCTGCGTCGGCAACAACCGCGAGCTCAAGCGCCTGCTCAACCTCATGGGCGTGTCATATACCCTCATCCAGGATGCATCCGACCAGTTCGATACTCCCTCGGACGGCATGTATCGCATGTATGATGGCGGCACAACGATCGGAGACGTCAAGGAAGCTCTTGGCGCCGACGCGACACTATCGCTGCAGCACTACAACACCCGCAAGACGCTGGAATATTGCAAAGAGCTCGGACAGCCGACCGCTTCCTTCCATTATCCGATTGGCGTCGCCGCGACCGACGAATTGCTGATGAAAATCTCGGTGATTTCCGGCAAGGATATTCCTTCCGCGATCGGATTGGAGCGCGGGCGGCTCGTCGACGCCATGGCGGACAGCCAAGCCTGGCTGCACGGAAAGAAATACGCGATCTACGGCGATCCAGATTTTGTCTATGCGGTGGCCCGGTTCGTGATGGAAACCGGCGGCGAGCCGATACATTGCCTTGCCACCAACGGCACATCCGCCTGGGAAGACGAAATGAAGGCATTGCTGGCATCCTCGCCTTTCGGAAAGGATGCCAAAGTCTGGGCGGGCAAGGACCTCTGGGCACTGCGCTCGCTGCTCTTCACCGAACCGGTGGACCTCTTGATCGGCAATTCCTATGGCAAGTATCTGGAGCGCGACACCGGCACGCCGCTGATCCGCCTGACCTTTCCGATTTTCGACCGGCATCATCACCATCGCTTCCCGCTGATGGGCTACCAAGGCGGGCTGCGTGTCTTAACGACAATCCTCGACACGATATTCGACAAACTTGACCGCGAGACGAGCCAAACAGGTGTCACGGATTATTCCTATGACCTCACACGCTAA
- the nifE gene encoding nitrogenase iron-molybdenum cofactor biosynthesis protein NifE — MTSHANGKRSAPPPSALRSASKTVARRSLDARIQEVFDEPACETNRGKDASVRKKGCSKPLTPGAAAGGCAFDGAKIVLQPITDVAHLIHGTLACEGNSWDNRGTASSGPTLWRTSFTTDLTELDVVMGHGERKLFKAIREIKETYAPPAFFVYSTCVTALIGDDIEAVCKRAAEKFGLPVVPVNAPGFSGSKNLGNKLAGETLLDHVIGTVEPDDAGPYDINILGEFNLSGEFWLVKPLLDRLGIRVRACIPGDARYRDIASAHRARAAMMVCSTALINLARKMEELWDIPFFEGSFYGITDTSQSLRQIAELIVRKGADPEILARTEALIAEQEAIAWKKLAAYRPRLQGKRVLLNTGGVKAWSVAHALMEIGVEIVGTSTKKSTAEDKERIKQILKDDNHIFESMRPSELYDFLAEGKADIMLSGGRTQFIALKAKTPWLDINQERHHPYAGYDGMVELVRQIDLAIHNPIWSEVREPAPWECPPVPEARVPSGQGKTETSCPSRTPSPLSPVASATGEES, encoded by the coding sequence ATGACCTCACACGCTAACGGCAAACGATCGGCTCCGCCGCCAAGCGCCTTGCGATCGGCATCCAAGACCGTCGCAAGGCGCTCGCTCGATGCCAGGATCCAGGAGGTCTTCGACGAGCCCGCTTGCGAGACGAACCGCGGCAAAGATGCCAGCGTGCGCAAGAAGGGCTGTTCCAAGCCGCTCACTCCCGGGGCAGCAGCCGGCGGCTGCGCGTTCGACGGGGCAAAGATCGTGCTGCAGCCGATCACCGACGTCGCGCATCTCATTCATGGTACGCTCGCCTGCGAAGGCAATTCCTGGGACAACCGCGGTACTGCTTCGTCCGGCCCGACGCTTTGGCGCACGAGCTTCACCACCGATCTTACCGAACTCGACGTGGTGATGGGTCACGGCGAGCGGAAGCTCTTTAAAGCGATACGCGAGATCAAGGAAACATACGCGCCCCCGGCATTCTTCGTCTATTCGACGTGCGTTACGGCGCTGATCGGTGACGACATCGAAGCCGTCTGCAAGCGTGCTGCGGAAAAATTCGGGCTGCCGGTAGTGCCTGTCAACGCGCCCGGCTTTTCCGGCTCCAAGAACCTTGGAAACAAACTCGCCGGCGAGACGCTGCTCGATCATGTCATCGGCACCGTGGAGCCCGACGATGCCGGTCCCTACGACATCAATATTCTCGGCGAATTCAACCTCTCCGGCGAGTTCTGGCTGGTAAAGCCGCTTCTCGACCGGCTCGGTATTCGCGTGCGCGCCTGCATCCCCGGTGACGCGCGTTATCGTGACATTGCCTCGGCGCATCGTGCCCGGGCAGCGATGATGGTGTGCTCGACCGCCCTCATAAATCTTGCCCGCAAGATGGAGGAACTCTGGGATATTCCGTTCTTCGAAGGTTCCTTCTACGGCATCACCGACACGTCGCAATCGCTGCGGCAGATCGCTGAGCTGATCGTCAGGAAGGGTGCCGATCCGGAAATTCTTGCGCGCACCGAGGCTCTGATCGCAGAGCAGGAGGCGATTGCATGGAAAAAGCTCGCGGCATACCGTCCGCGGCTTCAAGGCAAGCGCGTGCTCCTCAATACCGGGGGTGTGAAGGCCTGGTCGGTCGCCCATGCGCTGATGGAGATCGGCGTCGAAATTGTCGGCACCTCGACCAAGAAGTCGACGGCCGAAGACAAGGAACGCATCAAACAGATTCTGAAGGACGACAACCATATCTTCGAATCGATGCGACCGAGCGAGCTCTACGACTTTCTCGCAGAAGGCAAGGCCGACATCATGTTGTCGGGCGGGCGCACGCAATTCATCGCGCTGAAGGCCAAAACGCCTTGGCTCGATATCAACCAGGAACGCCACCACCCCTATGCCGGCTATGACGGTATGGTCGAGCTCGTTCGCCAGATCGATCTTGCCATACACAATCCGATCTGGAGTGAGGTGCGAGAGCCGGCACCCTGGGAATGCCCACCTGTGCCGGAGGCTCGAGTGCCAAGCGGGCAGGGCAAGACCGAAACTTCCTGCCCTTCAAGAACGCCGTCGCCACTCTCGCCAGTGGCTTCCGCAACTGGTGAGGAAAGCTGA
- the nifN gene encoding nitrogenase iron-molybdenum cofactor biosynthesis protein NifN → MACILPQTKSAAVNPLKSSQPLGAALAYLGVDGAIPLFHGSQGCTSFALVLFVRHFKEAIPLQTTAMDAVATILGGAGNLEEALLNLKTRAKPKLIGICTTALVETRGENFEGDLANIKSERAEELAGTEVVLASTPDFDGAIEEGWAKAVTSMIEGITAPGGRPRDLKKIAILPGWHLTVADIELLRETVESFGLKPVILPDVSGSLDGTVPDDRWVPTTYGGTKVEEIRELGTCFQAIAIGEHMRTAAAALQAKTGVPYVLFEQLVGLKAIDRFMTMLAMIAGNPVPATVRRRRAQLQDALLDGHFHFGGKRVAIAAEPDHLFQLATFFKGVGAEIVAAVATTGTSCILQKMPADAVQVGDLSDLETMARHAGGDLIVTHSHGRQAAERLGVPLMRVGFPIFDRLGSPHKKTILYEGARNFLFEAANIFQSNCRRPSPEALNPLQDMEAKNDRCPTTFTRH, encoded by the coding sequence ATGGCATGCATTCTCCCGCAGACCAAGTCGGCGGCGGTCAACCCGCTGAAGTCGTCCCAGCCCCTGGGCGCGGCCTTGGCCTATCTCGGCGTCGATGGTGCTATACCGTTGTTCCACGGCAGCCAAGGCTGCACCAGCTTCGCGCTGGTGCTCTTCGTGCGCCATTTCAAGGAAGCGATTCCCCTGCAGACAACGGCGATGGACGCAGTGGCGACGATCCTCGGCGGCGCCGGCAATCTGGAAGAGGCGCTCCTTAATCTTAAAACACGCGCCAAACCGAAGCTGATCGGAATCTGCACGACGGCGCTGGTCGAAACCCGCGGCGAGAATTTCGAGGGCGATCTTGCCAATATCAAGTCGGAGCGTGCCGAAGAGCTAGCAGGTACCGAGGTCGTGCTAGCGAGCACACCGGATTTCGACGGTGCGATCGAGGAGGGTTGGGCAAAGGCCGTCACCTCCATGATCGAAGGCATTACGGCCCCAGGCGGGCGGCCCCGCGATCTGAAGAAGATTGCGATCCTCCCAGGTTGGCACCTGACGGTCGCCGATATTGAACTGCTGCGCGAAACGGTCGAAAGCTTTGGTCTCAAGCCCGTGATCCTGCCGGACGTCTCTGGTTCCCTCGACGGTACGGTTCCTGACGACCGTTGGGTGCCGACCACCTACGGCGGTACGAAGGTCGAGGAAATCCGCGAACTCGGTACCTGCTTCCAGGCGATTGCGATCGGCGAGCACATGCGCACGGCCGCCGCGGCGCTGCAGGCAAAGACCGGCGTGCCTTATGTCCTCTTCGAGCAGCTTGTCGGCTTAAAGGCAATCGACCGTTTCATGACCATGCTGGCGATGATCGCCGGCAATCCTGTGCCGGCCACGGTGCGGCGGCGCCGCGCCCAATTGCAGGACGCACTCCTCGACGGTCATTTCCATTTCGGCGGCAAGCGTGTCGCGATTGCCGCCGAGCCGGATCATCTTTTTCAACTTGCAACGTTCTTCAAGGGTGTGGGCGCTGAAATAGTCGCCGCCGTGGCGACCACCGGCACCAGCTGCATTCTGCAGAAGATGCCGGCCGACGCTGTGCAGGTCGGTGACCTTTCCGATCTGGAGACCATGGCGCGTCACGCTGGCGGTGACTTGATCGTGACCCATTCCCATGGCCGTCAGGCGGCCGAGCGGCTTGGCGTGCCGCTGATGAGGGTCGGCTTTCCGATCTTCGATCGGCTGGGCAGCCCGCATAAGAAAACCATTCTCTACGAGGGCGCGCGCAACTTTCTGTTCGAGGCCGCCAACATTTTCCAGTCGAACTGCCGCCGGCCGAGCCCCGAAGCGCTCAATCCCTTGCAAGATATGGAGGCAAAAAATGACCGCTGTCCGACGACTTTCACTCGTCACTGA
- the nifX gene encoding nitrogen fixation protein NifX, with translation MTAVRRLSLVTDEGPVPAPECPKGVLRVAIATQDLKRLNAHFGSAKLFAVYDVTPTGWEIVEAVDFGEATDESGKHTNDGGTDRITMRVEALKGCHLLFCLAIGGPSAAKVVAAKIHPIKVPEPSPIEEVLTRTQTMLKTAPPPWLRKVLADAGMGLAKPFFDDED, from the coding sequence ATGACCGCTGTCCGACGACTTTCACTCGTCACTGACGAGGGACCGGTACCTGCCCCAGAATGCCCGAAGGGAGTTCTGCGCGTTGCGATCGCGACGCAGGACCTGAAGAGGCTCAACGCACATTTCGGATCTGCCAAGCTTTTTGCTGTCTATGACGTCACCCCAACCGGTTGGGAAATCGTCGAAGCCGTCGATTTTGGCGAAGCAACTGACGAAAGCGGCAAGCACACGAACGACGGCGGCACTGATCGCATCACGATGAGGGTCGAGGCGTTGAAGGGATGTCATCTGCTGTTCTGCCTGGCGATCGGCGGCCCCTCCGCCGCGAAGGTCGTCGCGGCAAAAATCCATCCGATCAAAGTGCCGGAGCCATCGCCCATCGAGGAGGTCCTGACGCGCACCCAGACCATGCTGAAAACTGCCCCGCCGCCATGGCTGCGCAAGGTGCTTGCAGACGCCGGGATGGGTCTCGCCAAGCCGTTCTTCGACGATGAGGATTAA
- a CDS encoding NifX-associated nitrogen fixation protein produces the protein MTSPISLANPVADDDSDAMATPFMKRLVRLVRAQDTHGSWDGKSDTDLLADFIVTKEQRRQMPIIGDPDPDVIWRLQIFYTCVGLEIEGHSGLVASSIVTMNPEGFGRVVLTTGRLVVLSKTLRDVHRFGFETLRKLAEAGTKLVDDAIVAIKAYPDVARAP, from the coding sequence ATGACTTCGCCTATCAGCCTCGCCAACCCAGTCGCAGATGATGATAGCGACGCAATGGCAACCCCGTTCATGAAACGCCTGGTTCGCTTGGTGAGGGCCCAGGATACTCATGGGTCGTGGGATGGAAAATCGGACACCGACCTGCTTGCCGATTTCATTGTGACGAAGGAGCAGCGCCGCCAGATGCCAATCATCGGCGACCCCGATCCGGACGTGATTTGGAGGCTTCAGATCTTTTACACCTGCGTCGGCCTTGAAATCGAGGGGCATTCCGGCCTCGTCGCCTCCTCGATCGTGACGATGAATCCCGAGGGCTTCGGGCGAGTGGTTCTCACGACAGGGCGCTTGGTCGTTTTGTCGAAGACGCTCCGAGACGTGCATCGGTTCGGCTTCGAGACGCTTCGCAAACTCGCCGAGGCCGGCACGAAATTGGTCGATGATGCGATCGTCGCCATCAAAGCCTATCCCGACGTGGCGCGGGCGCCATGA
- a CDS encoding CCE_0567 family metalloprotein: protein MSDIVEQLKKVRKLQSRAATAKMELHDLAEDLPVNWPKIKTIAEKTFDAFAELNTAKKELAVLEESR from the coding sequence ATGTCAGACATTGTGGAGCAGCTTAAGAAGGTCCGTAAACTCCAGTCACGAGCGGCAACTGCGAAAATGGAGTTGCACGACCTTGCCGAGGACCTCCCGGTCAACTGGCCTAAGATCAAGACGATCGCAGAAAAAACGTTCGACGCGTTCGCCGAGTTGAACACGGCGAAGAAAGAGCTTGCGGTATTGGAGGAATCCCGATGA
- the fdxB gene encoding ferredoxin III, nif-specific produces MTGSFVTRDGSNWMPEYLTGIDGKTCIGCGRCFKVCSRDVMHLYGANEGGEILGICDDEDDDFDGELSRMIMVVDQEGRCIGCGACVRVCPKNCQLHIAADKLASCAGA; encoded by the coding sequence ATGACGGGGTCTTTCGTTACCCGCGATGGATCCAACTGGATGCCGGAGTATCTGACCGGCATCGATGGTAAAACTTGCATCGGCTGCGGCCGCTGTTTCAAGGTCTGCTCGCGCGACGTCATGCACCTTTACGGCGCCAATGAAGGGGGTGAAATCCTGGGCATCTGCGATGACGAGGACGACGACTTCGATGGCGAACTCAGTCGTATGATTATGGTCGTGGACCAGGAAGGGCGCTGTATCGGCTGCGGCGCCTGCGTCCGCGTCTGCCCGAAGAACTGTCAGCTTCATATAGCGGCTGACAAGCTCGCTTCATGTGCTGGCGCATAA
- a CDS encoding exopolysaccharide production repressor protein, whose product MPFAIFCRLLQLITCVSLLGTYLVSHSILRAMVTTLGIWLLLQVVYFASVLFLMWRASCASKRSRRVLRFDDREEMRYRPEHCEKKH is encoded by the coding sequence GTGCCTTTTGCAATTTTCTGTCGCCTCCTGCAACTAATCACGTGCGTCAGCCTTCTAGGCACTTACCTCGTTTCCCATTCCATCCTCAGAGCAATGGTCACGACGTTGGGTATTTGGCTCCTTCTTCAGGTGGTCTATTTCGCAAGCGTGCTCTTCCTGATGTGGCGAGCTAGTTGCGCTTCAAAGAGGAGCCGGCGGGTCTTGCGGTTCGATGATCGCGAGGAAATGCGCTACCGGCCAGAGCATTGCGAGAAGAAACACTGA
- a CDS encoding 1-aminocyclopropane-1-carboxylate deaminase, with protein sequence MLKNFERYPLTFGPTPIEKLDRLSEYLGGKVEIYAKREDCNSGLAFGGNKLRKLEYIIPDAIASNADTLVSIGGVQSNHTRMVAAVAAKIGMKCLLVQEDWVPYEDAVYDRVGNILLSRIMGAEVRLVDDGFNIGIRSSWERALDDVKQKGGRPYAIPAGASVHKYGGLGYVGFAEEVRAQENQLGFAFDYIVVCTVTGSTQAGMVVGFAKDGRQRNVIGIDASATPLQAQSQVLNIARQTAKLVELEREIANDDVVLLADYAHPRYGIPSEETTEAIRLCARLEGIITDPVYEGKSMQGMINLIRKGFFPEGSRLLFAHLGGAPAINAYSYTFRNG encoded by the coding sequence ATGCTGAAAAATTTCGAACGATATCCGCTTACCTTCGGTCCTACGCCTATCGAAAAGCTCGATCGCCTCAGCGAGTATTTAGGAGGCAAGGTGGAGATCTATGCCAAGCGCGAGGACTGTAACTCGGGTCTGGCGTTCGGCGGCAATAAGCTCCGCAAACTTGAGTACATCATTCCAGACGCAATCGCGTCCAATGCCGATACGCTCGTCTCCATTGGTGGCGTGCAGTCCAACCATACGCGGATGGTCGCCGCGGTTGCCGCCAAGATCGGCATGAAATGCCTTCTGGTGCAAGAGGATTGGGTACCATATGAGGACGCTGTATACGATCGCGTTGGCAATATCCTTTTAAGCCGGATCATGGGAGCAGAGGTGCGGCTGGTCGATGACGGCTTCAATATCGGCATCCGCAGCAGTTGGGAACGGGCGCTCGACGACGTCAAGCAAAAAGGCGGCAGACCCTATGCGATCCCAGCGGGTGCCTCTGTCCACAAATATGGCGGTCTCGGCTATGTGGGCTTTGCCGAGGAAGTTCGCGCGCAGGAAAATCAGCTTGGTTTTGCCTTTGACTACATCGTGGTCTGCACGGTGACGGGCTCAACGCAAGCCGGCATGGTCGTCGGGTTCGCCAAGGATGGGCGACAGCGCAACGTGATCGGTATCGATGCTTCGGCAACCCCCCTCCAAGCCCAGTCGCAAGTGCTCAACATTGCCCGCCAAACTGCAAAGCTCGTCGAACTCGAAAGGGAAATCGCCAACGATGATGTGGTATTGCTCGCGGACTACGCGCACCCCCGTTACGGCATTCCTTCCGAGGAAACAACGGAAGCCATCCGCCTTTGTGCGCGGCTGGAAGGGATAATTACTGATCCCGTCTACGAGGGCAAATCAATGCAAGGCATGATAAATCTCATTCGCAAAGGCTTCTTTCCAGAGGGATCAAGGCTCCTCTTTGCGCATCTCGGCGGCGCGCCGGCGATCAATGCTTACAGCTACACGTTTCGCAACGGCTGA
- a CDS encoding winged-helix domain-containing protein, with product MSKDDTNRDFHSAAVLINAPDDCSGQFLECACKYINTSHGNALAKHLQEATPDVVFLGMHFSDVETQTLCIRLRLSRARSMSIIAIAEVADEVTQQDRLAFDDNEHVSRSREIALTSIRRILDGSCRSSIPRHQELLAFQDIELDVATHRVRRNGRTIHLAPTQFRLLEHFMRNPYRAYSRDELKNAAWPHTVHIGPRTIDVHIGNLRAALNRDSDRDLIRTVRSVGYALSEKSDS from the coding sequence ATGTCGAAGGACGATACCAATCGGGATTTCCACTCAGCGGCGGTGCTGATCAATGCACCAGACGATTGCTCTGGTCAGTTCTTGGAATGCGCATGTAAGTACATCAATACCAGCCATGGGAACGCCCTTGCCAAACACTTGCAAGAGGCGACGCCAGATGTGGTGTTTCTTGGGATGCATTTCTCTGACGTTGAGACGCAGACGCTCTGTATTCGCCTGCGTCTTTCTCGGGCGCGGTCAATGTCGATCATTGCGATTGCGGAGGTTGCTGATGAAGTAACTCAACAAGACAGGCTCGCCTTCGATGACAATGAGCATGTTAGCCGATCGCGAGAGATAGCGCTCACAAGCATCCGCAGAATCTTGGACGGCTCGTGTCGGAGTTCCATTCCAAGGCATCAAGAACTGCTTGCCTTTCAGGACATTGAATTGGATGTGGCCACGCATCGTGTGCGCCGAAACGGCCGGACGATTCATCTCGCTCCAACCCAGTTCCGCCTGCTGGAGCACTTTATGAGAAACCCATACCGGGCGTACTCGCGAGATGAACTAAAGAATGCAGCTTGGCCGCATACCGTTCATATCGGGCCTCGCACCATCGATGTTCACATTGGTAACTTGCGCGCGGCCCTAAATAGGGACAGCGACCGCGATCTAATACGGACTGTAAGATCTGTTGGCTACGCGCTTTCCGAGAAATCGGATTCGTAA
- the ltrA gene encoding group II intron reverse transcriptase/maturase, translating into MSGSYRAPPVRRHYIPKADGSRRPLGIPTVEDKVAQRAIVMLLEPIYEEDFLDCSFGFRPERSAHDAIRTLRDGIMDTGQRWVIDADISKYFDSIDHGHLRSFLDLRIRDGVIRRMIDKWLNAGVLDQGTLSRSVAGTPQGGVISPLLANIFLHHVLDRWFVEVAKPRLKRRCQMVRYADDFVMSFEDYLDGRRMLAVLGRRFERYGLRLHPDKTRYVDFRFRRPHGRHPATSATSFNFLGFTHVWGQSRKGKPVVRQVTAKDRFARALRAVREWCLKHLHLSLTVQHRHLTRMMRGHYAYYGITGNGRRLRWYHHQVERIWKSGLSRRSRSGKPNWNRMAQVLDRFPLPSTRIVHQWSRP; encoded by the coding sequence ATGTCGGGCAGTTACCGCGCACCCCCGGTGCGACGCCACTACATCCCCAAGGCCGATGGGTCCCGGCGACCTCTGGGCATCCCGACCGTCGAAGATAAAGTGGCGCAACGGGCAATCGTGATGCTGCTGGAGCCGATCTACGAGGAGGACTTTCTGGACTGCTCGTTCGGGTTCCGGCCGGAACGGTCGGCGCATGACGCCATCCGCACCTTGCGCGATGGCATCATGGACACCGGTCAGCGATGGGTGATCGACGCGGATATCTCGAAGTATTTCGATAGCATCGACCACGGGCATCTACGCAGCTTTCTCGACCTGAGGATCAGAGACGGCGTCATCAGACGCATGATTGACAAGTGGTTGAACGCGGGGGTGCTGGACCAGGGCACCCTGAGCCGATCGGTAGCTGGAACTCCACAAGGCGGAGTGATCAGTCCGCTTCTCGCGAACATCTTCCTCCACCATGTGCTGGACAGGTGGTTCGTGGAGGTGGCGAAGCCTCGCCTAAAACGGAGGTGCCAGATGGTGCGGTATGCTGACGACTTCGTCATGAGCTTCGAGGATTACCTGGACGGCCGGCGTATGCTGGCCGTGCTGGGCAGGCGTTTCGAGCGGTATGGGCTCCGGCTCCATCCCGACAAGACGCGCTATGTGGACTTCCGTTTCCGGCGCCCGCATGGGCGGCACCCGGCAACGAGTGCCACCAGTTTCAACTTTCTCGGCTTCACCCATGTCTGGGGGCAGTCGCGGAAGGGGAAGCCGGTGGTGCGGCAGGTCACGGCCAAGGATCGGTTTGCGCGAGCCTTACGGGCAGTCAGGGAATGGTGCCTCAAACACCTGCACCTGTCGCTCACGGTTCAGCACCGACATCTGACCCGGATGATGCGAGGCCACTACGCCTACTATGGGATCACGGGCAATGGACGGCGTCTGAGGTGGTATCACCATCAGGTCGAGCGCATCTGGAAAAGCGGGCTCTCACGCCGCAGCCGATCTGGAAAGCCGAACTGGAATCGGATGGCGCAGGTCCTTGACCGGTTTCCCTTGCCTTCAACCCGGATCGTACATCAGTGGAGCCGTCCCTGA
- the tnpB gene encoding IS66 family insertion sequence element accessory protein TnpB (TnpB, as the term is used for proteins encoded by IS66 family insertion elements, is considered an accessory protein, since TnpC, encoded by a neighboring gene, is a DDE family transposase.) codes for MALVRDGGLDPFNGALYVFRSKRADRVRIVWWDGSGVCLYSKTLEEQSFCWPGISAARIRLDHSQLMALLAGLDWKKIRPVHVRRPLLTG; via the coding sequence ATGGCTCTGGTTAGAGATGGTGGTCTCGACCCGTTCAACGGAGCGCTTTATGTGTTCCGGTCGAAACGGGCGGACCGTGTTCGCATCGTCTGGTGGGATGGTAGCGGTGTCTGCCTATACTCGAAAACGCTCGAAGAGCAGAGCTTTTGCTGGCCGGGCATATCGGCGGCACGGATACGCCTGGACCATTCGCAATTGATGGCGCTTCTGGCCGGTCTGGATTGGAAGAAGATCCGGCCGGTCCATGTCCGGCGGCCATTACTAACAGGCTGA
- a CDS encoding transposase codes for MSDSVNQPRTFEVLTATPVRTRRKPRDWSDVEKERLIAETLLPGANVSAIARAEGLDPSQLYGWRRKALSSGMVAPVTEAPKEEIKFARVEPVASSTVEIVIGGVMVRVASDIEPDHLSKILRAVRKA; via the coding sequence ATGAGCGACAGTGTGAATCAGCCACGAACATTCGAGGTTTTGACTGCGACGCCGGTGCGAACGCGGCGCAAGCCGCGCGACTGGTCGGACGTGGAGAAAGAGCGGTTGATCGCCGAAACGTTGTTGCCTGGAGCCAATGTGTCGGCAATCGCACGTGCCGAGGGATTGGATCCCTCGCAGCTTTACGGGTGGCGTCGCAAGGCACTGTCGTCGGGTATGGTCGCGCCTGTGACGGAAGCCCCAAAGGAGGAGATCAAGTTCGCGCGCGTTGAGCCGGTGGCAAGTTCTACGGTGGAAATCGTCATCGGTGGTGTCATGGTGCGCGTCGCGAGCGATATAGAGCCTGATCACCTTTCGAAGATACTTCGGGCGGTCCGTAAGGCATGA